A stretch of Cucumis sativus cultivar 9930 chromosome 2, Cucumber_9930_V3, whole genome shotgun sequence DNA encodes these proteins:
- the LOC101205835 gene encoding COP1-interacting protein 7 isoform X4, producing MKSSTVLDSATFQLTPTRTRCDLIISANGKSEKIASGLLNPFLAHLKIAQEQMARGGYSITLEPDPRSGSTWFTKGTMERFVRFVCTPQILERVYTIESEILQIEEAIVIQGNNDTRPNVVDDKQGKPTKSPESTTEGSKINGASKSLLDGNEEKAIVLYKPDANSLEPNGHMVSEENSKAQLLKVLETRKTMLQKEQGMAFARAVAAGFDIDRMPPLISFANSFGASRLMDACLKFKELWKRKHESGQWLEIEAAEALSSRPDFSPSVNTSGIILTSLTDKQTESRETWSESPNEPSSTNKGNAITDGNAPMMYQSPPGHQEYLQGQYPHHMYPPWPINSPPGALPVFQGYPMQGMPYYQNYAGGSPYFHPHYPVTEDPRLGDGRRMGGKRHSMDGGDNSTEPETWETNASKARVPDDAESEEEASEDQRKSGYSGKKKSGVVVIRNINYIASKRHNSSGSETDSPSESGSGEDRDLQAISPEIKHKKSTRSSRSKGKHLNFGDQSNTPAKTVSPEADGHWQAFQSLLLRDADAEKHHADQSLFTMERETKQKRRQNKVGDDPLIAQGSNRDEIQENGATDIDRIGGRINRVSRASNDELLTSRRDGISGDGHLNVQARELDGGRNGYRRPGSDDFMVYGQKGQTLSNAHSDPLAVSGLDIRKTSYDKKNSNNLDGDSYIVPLRSMSMDAVGKDGRTAVDMDSEFPSSNHKAENLSNRIATYEPDVLNLMPKRETENEPAGYDPALEYEMQVNAGRMPAVAKKKEVVTDVKKGVKRLDNDRKPKITPDRKAGGPIRKGKPSKLSPLDEARARAEKLRTYKADLQKLKKEKEEEAIKRIEALKLERQKRIAARGNNSNSAQSSLPSQQTRKLLPTKMSPNSQKGSKFSDSDPGPSSPLQRFPIRTPSIGSNDSNKTTKPSRLNGGNHSAGNRLIQSVPSLTKLKKENSDATNDKKVSMARIRRLSEPKMSISNHSSSTKTRSTEPAIKAKVTNETESKKKISAIMNLDKSKAATLPELKIRTTKGPGATIGNSIAQETMQSVNHPSVSEGACASMERITAKVTHHNELDDNSVVEKTVVMLECEKPSIPTVPASKDNLNPQIKVSGVNREPIKHQPQSQLSSHE from the exons ATGAAGTCTTCCACTGTGCTTGATTCGGCTACTTTTCAGCTCACACCTACTCGAACCAG GTGTGATTTGATTATATCTGCAAATGGAAAGTCTGAGAAGATAGCTTCGGGTTTATTGAATCCTTTTCTTGCTCATTTGAAGATTGCACAAGAACAGATGGCCAGAGGTGGTTATTCCATCACTCTCGAGCCAGACCCTCGCAGTGGTAGTACATGGTTCACAAAGGGTACCATGGAGAG GTTTGTTCGATTTGTATGCACCCCTCAAATCTTGGAACGTGTGTACACTATTGAATCAGAGATCTTACAGATTGAGGAGGCAATTGTGATTCAAGGAAACAATGATACGAGGCCAAATGTT GTGGATGACAAGCAAGGAAAGCCTACAAAGTCTCCCGAAAGCACCACCGAAGGTTCTAAAATCAATGGAG CAAGCAAGTCTCTTCTGGATGGTAACGAGGAGAAAGCAATTGTTTTGTACAAG CCAGATGCAAACTCACTGGAGCCCAATGGACACATGGTGTCAGAGGAGAACTCAAA AGCTCAACTTCTTAAAGTACTTGAGACACGCAAAACTATGCTGCAAAAGGAGCAAGGAATGGCTTTTGCTCGAGCTGTTGCTGCTGGTTTTGACATTGATCGGATGCCACCATTGATATCGTTTGCAAACAGCTTTGGAGCCTCTCGGTTGAT GGATGCATGCTTAAAATTCAAAGAACTATGGAAAAGAAAGCATGAAAGTGGCCAATGGCTTGAAATTGAAGCAGCAGAAGCGCTGTCCAGCCGGCCAGACTTTTCCCCTTCTGTGAATACGTCAGGCATTATACTTACAAGTTTGACTGACAAACAGACAGAATCTAGAGAAACATGGTCTGAATCTCCAAACGAACCATCTTCAACAAATAAGGGGAATGCAATTACAG ATGGTAATGCACCTATGATGTACCAGTCACCGCCAGGCCACCAAGAGTATCTTCAAGGACAGTATCCTCATCATATGTACCCTCCCTGGCCCATCAATTCTCCTCCAGGTGCATTACCTGTCTTTCAAGGATACCCCATGCAAGGAATGCCTTACTATCAGAACTATGCAGGCGGCAGCCCTTACTTTCATCCACATTATCCAGTAACGGAGGATCCTCGTTTGGGTGATGGTAGAAGAATGGGAGGCAAAAGGCACTCCATGGATGGTGGAGATAACTCAACTGAACCAGAAACCTGGGAGACAAATGCTTCAAAGGCAAGAGTACCTGATGATGCTGAATCAGAGGAAGAGGCGTCAGAAGATCAGAGAAAATCTGGTTACTCAGGTAAAAAGAAATCAGGTGTGGTTGTCATCCGCAACATCAACTACATTGCTTCGAAGCGGCACAACTCATCAGGCAGTGAAACAGATTCACCTTCCGAGAGTGGTAGTGGGGAAGATAGAGATTTGCAGGCTATTAGTCCAGAAATTAAACACAAGAAATCCACTAGATCATCAAGAAGCAAAGGAAAACATCTAAATTTTGGAGATCAATCAAATACTCCAGCGAAAACTGTTTCACCAGAAGCAGATGGACATTGGCAGGCATTCCAAAGCCTTTTACTTCGAGATGCTGATGCAGAAAAACATCATGCTGATCAAAGCCTGTTTACTATGGAGCGTGAGACCAAGCAGAAAAGGCGACAAAATAAAGTTGGTGATGATCCACTAATTGCTCAGGGATCAAACAGAGATGAAATCCAAGAAAATGGTGCTACAGACATTGATAGAATTGGTGGTAGAATCAACCGTGTGTCAAGGGCATCAAATGATGAATTATTAACTTCTCGAAGAGATGGTATATCTGGGGATGGTCATTTGAATGTGCAGGCTAGAGAACTAGATGGAGGAAGAAATGGCTACAGGAGGCCTGGTAGTGATGATTTTATGGTTTATGGTCAAAAGGGTCAAACTCTCTCTAACGCCCACTCAGATCCATTAGCTGTAAGCGGCTTGGATATTAGAAAAACAAgctatgataaaaaaaattcaaataatttggaTGGTGATTCTTACATAGTTCCATTAAGATCGATGTCAATGGATGCAGTTGGAAAGGATGGTAGAACTGCTGTTGACATGGATTCTGAGTTTCCATCTTCAAATCATAAGGCAGAAAATTTGTCCAATAGAATTGCTACCTACGAGCCAGATGTACTGAATCTGATGCCAAAACGTGAAACAGAAAATGAACCTGCTGGTTATGATCCTGCTTTAGAATATGAAATGCAGGTTAATGCTGGACGCATGCCAGCAGTGGCTAAGAAGAAGGAAGTGGTAACTGATGTTAAAAAAGGAGTTAAAAGGTTGGACAATGATCGTAAGCCAAAAATCACTCCAGATAGGAAAGCTGGGGGGCCAATAAGGAAGGGAAAACCTTCTAAGTTGAGTCCTCTAGATGAAGCACGAGCACGTGCTGAAAAGCTAAGAACTTATAAAGCTGATCTCCAGAAattgaagaaggagaag GAGGAGGAagcaataaaaagaatagaagcTTTGAAGCTAGAGAGGCAGAAGAGAATTGCAGCAAGGGGTAACAATAGCAACTCCGCTCAGTCGTCATTGCCCTCTCAGCAAACTAGAAAGCTCCTGCCAACAAAAATGTCACCCAACTCTCAGAAAGGATCAAAATTTAGTGATTCAGATCCAGGACCATCATCTCCTCTGCAAAGGTTCCCCATCAGAACGCCTTCAATTGGTTCCAACGATTCCAACAAAACTACAAAACCCAGCAGATTGAACGGTGGAAATCACTCAGCTGGAAACCGGTTAATTCAATCTGTACCTTCAttaactaaactaaagaaagaGAACAGTGATGCcacaaatgacaaaaaagtATCCATGGCTCGTATCAGAAGATTATCAGAGCCAAAAATGAGTATCAGCAATCATTCTTCTTCTACCAAGACACGAAGCACTGAGCCAGCTATAAAGGCAAAAGTAACTAATGAGACTGAGAGCAAAAAGAAGATATCTGCTATAATGAATTTGGATAAGAGCAAGGCTGCAACTCTTCCGGAACTTAAAATTAGGACGACCAAGGGACCTGGTGCTACAATTGGCAACTCAATAGCACAAGAAACAATGCAGAGTGTGAATCATCCATCAGTTTCTGAGGGTGCTTGTGCTTCCATGGAAAGGATTACTGCCAAAGTCACACATCATAATGAACTGGATGACAACTCTGTTGTTGAAAAGACCGTTGTAATGCTTGAATGTGAGAAGCCCTCCATCCCTACAGTTCCTGCTTCTAAAGACAATCTTAATCCCCAAATTAAAGTGTCCGGTGTCAATAGGGAACCCATCAAGCACCAACCACAGAGTCAGTTGAGTTCTCATGAG TGA